The [Limnothrix rosea] IAM M-220 genomic interval AGTCAAATATCGCTTATGTGAGTTGAGAAAAATCCAAGAATAGATTCAAGTTAAATGATTGTATAAAACTATTTTCGGAGAATAATAAATGAATTCTACTCAAATCAGAGATCAAGCAAAACTATACATAGATCAACTCCCATTAGAAAGCCTTCAGTTTGTAAATGATTTTTTGTCTTATTTACTTCAAAAAGCGACTGTAGAATCTGAATCTTTATCCAGCCAAAATGAAGAAATTAGTGCCCTTGAACTTGCGGGGGATATTGTCGGATGTGTTGAAGGACCCGAAGACTTAGCAACAAACAAAGATTACTTTCAGGGTTTCGGGGAATAATGCGCAGAGATGTCATTCTCGATACGAGTCCACTCGTTGCCTTGATTAACAAAAGAGACAATACCCATGAGTGGGCAAAATAACAATAGAGATCGCCGATCTTGTAGGGTGCGTTAATGTAATGTAACGCGCCTTTTTATTATTTTGATTGATGCGTTACGCTGCGCTAACACATCCTACTTTTGATGAGGTGGATGAGGCGATCATTATTCAGTCAGGTATTGTTAAAGGAATAGATTGATTTTTATTTTGGCGATAGACGTAGAAATCGCTGTCTAATGTAAAAATGATGCTACCTTCGATCAGCTCACTCATTCTGACAAGGCAAGCATCAGCCAAAGACATTGGCACAGATTTGTACTTTGCCATGAGTTGTTTAACTTCCGTTGCTTCTTCGATAAGTTGAAAAGGTATTTGTATCTTCTGGCTAGCAAGTAAGTTTAAAACGGTCTCTTCGCCGTCATAAACATTTTGGAGCAGAAAACAAGATTCAGTAATAACAGATTCACAGGTGAGAAATGGCAAAGATAAACTTTTTAGAGTTTCCTTAACCCATTCATGCTTATCTTCTTTTTTGTTGATGAGTGCAACGATCACACCAGTATCCAAAACGATATTTCGGCTCATTACTGACCTAAACCTTCCAAATATTTTTTATTGGTTGCTAAATCACCTGGACCTCCATCCACACAACCAATAAACTCAGACAATTCATCATAAGCCGAAGTTACTTGAGTATTTTCTGGCACTGAATTTTTATTACTCAGGAATTCGAGAAAATCAATCAGTGTTCTTTGCTGTTCTAAAGTTAAACTCCTAAATTTATCTAGCAAAACATTTTCAGGAATGACCGTCTGCTGAATTGCTTGAACCATAAGCTAAAACCAGAAT includes:
- a CDS encoding type II toxin-antitoxin system VapC family toxin, which gives rise to MSRNIVLDTGVIVALINKKEDKHEWVKETLKSLSLPFLTCESVITESCFLLQNVYDGEETVLNLLASQKIQIPFQLIEEATEVKQLMAKYKSVPMSLADACLVRMSELIEGSIIFTLDSDFYVYRQNKNQSIPLTIPD